In one Sphingomonas sp. S1-29 genomic region, the following are encoded:
- the dnaK gene encoding molecular chaperone DnaK, giving the protein MAKVIGIDLGTTNSCVAVMEGGKPKVIENAEGARTTPSIVAFAKDGERLIGQPAKRQAVTNPDSTIFAVKRLIGRRFDDPVTKKDTELVPYTIVRGPNGDAWVKAGGEEYSPSQISAFTLQKMKETAEAYLGETVTQAVITVPAYFNDAQRQATKDAGKIAGLEVLRIINEPTAAALAYGLDKDTNKTIAVYDLGGGTFDISILEIGDGVFEVKATNGDTFLGGEDFDSTVVQFLADDFKKAEGIDLTKDKLALQRLKEAAEKAKIELSSAQTTEVNLPFITADANGPKHLVKSITRADLERMVDGLIQRTLGPLKKAMADAGVKNDGIDEVVLVGGMTRMPKVREVVKNFFGGKEPHTGVNPDEVVAIGAAIQAGVLQGDVKDVLLLDVTPLSLGIETLGGVFTRMIDRNTTIPTKKSQVYSTADDNQQAVTIRVFQGEREMAADNKMLGQFDLVGIPSAPRGVPQIEVTFDIDANGIVNVSAKDKGTGKEQQIRIQASGGLSDNDIDQMVREAEQFAEEDKKRRAAAEAKNNAESLIHTTERQLADNGDKVDASLKSEIEAKIAEAKAAVESGDAEAMTAKSGELAQVAMKLGQAIYEKQQADEASPQAAADAPAQEDVVDAEFSEVDDNQKA; this is encoded by the coding sequence ATGGCTAAAGTAATCGGAATCGATCTCGGCACGACCAACAGCTGCGTTGCAGTGATGGAGGGCGGCAAGCCCAAGGTGATCGAGAATGCGGAAGGTGCGCGCACCACGCCGTCGATCGTCGCCTTCGCCAAGGACGGCGAACGACTGATCGGCCAGCCGGCCAAGCGCCAGGCGGTCACCAATCCCGACAGCACGATCTTTGCGGTCAAGCGGCTGATCGGTCGCCGCTTCGACGATCCGGTGACCAAGAAGGACACCGAGCTCGTCCCCTACACCATCGTGCGCGGGCCGAATGGCGACGCCTGGGTGAAGGCGGGTGGCGAGGAATATTCGCCGTCGCAGATCAGCGCGTTCACGCTGCAGAAGATGAAGGAAACCGCCGAGGCGTATCTGGGCGAGACTGTCACGCAGGCGGTGATCACCGTGCCGGCGTACTTCAACGACGCCCAGCGCCAGGCGACCAAGGACGCGGGCAAGATCGCCGGCCTCGAAGTGCTGCGCATCATCAACGAGCCGACCGCGGCTGCGCTGGCCTATGGTCTCGACAAGGACACCAACAAGACGATCGCGGTGTATGACCTTGGCGGCGGCACCTTCGACATCTCGATCCTCGAGATCGGCGACGGCGTGTTCGAGGTGAAGGCGACCAACGGCGACACCTTCCTGGGCGGCGAGGATTTCGATTCGACCGTGGTCCAGTTCCTGGCCGACGACTTCAAGAAGGCCGAGGGGATCGACCTCACCAAGGACAAGCTGGCGCTGCAGCGGCTGAAGGAAGCCGCCGAGAAGGCCAAGATCGAGCTGTCCTCGGCGCAGACGACCGAAGTGAACCTGCCCTTCATCACCGCCGACGCCAATGGGCCGAAGCATCTGGTCAAGTCGATCACCCGCGCCGATCTCGAGCGGATGGTCGACGGGCTGATCCAGCGCACGCTCGGGCCGCTCAAGAAGGCGATGGCCGATGCCGGCGTCAAGAATGACGGCATCGACGAAGTGGTGCTGGTCGGCGGCATGACGCGCATGCCCAAGGTCCGTGAAGTCGTGAAGAACTTCTTCGGCGGCAAGGAGCCGCACACCGGCGTGAACCCCGACGAAGTCGTGGCGATCGGTGCGGCGATCCAGGCGGGCGTGCTGCAGGGCGACGTCAAGGACGTGCTGCTGCTCGACGTGACCCCGCTGTCGCTGGGCATCGAGACGCTGGGCGGCGTCTTCACCCGGATGATCGATCGCAACACGACGATCCCGACCAAGAAGAGCCAGGTCTATTCGACCGCCGACGACAATCAGCAGGCGGTGACGATCCGCGTGTTCCAGGGCGAGCGTGAAATGGCCGCCGACAACAAGATGCTCGGCCAGTTCGACCTGGTCGGCATTCCCTCGGCGCCACGCGGCGTGCCGCAGATCGAGGTCACCTTCGACATCGACGCCAACGGCATCGTCAACGTGTCGGCCAAGGACAAGGGCACCGGCAAGGAGCAGCAGATCCGCATCCAGGCATCGGGTGGCCTGTCGGACAACGACATCGACCAGATGGTGCGCGAGGCCGAGCAGTTCGCCGAGGAAGACAAGAAGCGCCGTGCGGCGGCCGAGGCGAAGAACAACGCCGAGAGCCTGATCCACACCACCGAGCGCCAGCTTGCCGACAATGGCGACAAGGTCGACGCCTCGCTCAAGAGCGAGATCGAAGCCAAGATCGCCGAGGCCAAGGCCGCGGTCGAGAGCGGCGATGCCGAGGCGATGACCGCCAAGTCGGGTGAACTCGCGCAGGTCGCGATGAAGCTGGGCCAGGCGATCTACGAAAAGCAGCAGGCCGACGAGGCCTCGCCGCAGGCCGCGGCCGACGCCCCCGCGCAGGAGGACGTCGTCGACGCCGAATTCTCCGAGGTGGACGACAACCAGAAGGCGTAA
- the dnaJ gene encoding molecular chaperone DnaJ produces the protein MTTEDYYEVLGCERTADGATLKSSYRKLAMQYHPDKNGGCKDSEARFKAVSEAYEVLKDPQKRAAYDRYGHAAFKQHGGGGGGGGAHDFSGFSDIFESMFGEFVGGQGGARRQTRRGADLRYDMEITLEDAFNGKQTEITVDVSGLCDTCGGSGAKPGTVARGCTTCAGHGKVRAQQGFFVVERTCPTCHGAGEVIADPCNTCRGDGRTDKTKTLSVNVPPGVDEGTRIRLTGEGEAGPRGSPAGDLYIFLHVARHAIFTREGTTLHARAPVSFTTAALGGEIHIPGPDGTHHTIRVAPGTQSGREVRQRGAGMPVLQGRGRGDLVVRIEVETPTRLTGRQRELLEMFRDTETGEECPETSGFFAKMKAALGG, from the coding sequence ATGACCACCGAAGATTATTACGAAGTGCTCGGCTGCGAGCGCACCGCCGACGGGGCGACGCTCAAATCGTCGTACCGCAAGCTCGCGATGCAATATCACCCCGACAAGAATGGCGGGTGCAAGGACAGCGAAGCCAGGTTCAAGGCGGTCAGCGAAGCCTATGAGGTCCTGAAGGATCCGCAGAAGCGCGCGGCCTATGACCGCTACGGCCATGCCGCGTTCAAGCAGCATGGCGGCGGGGGCGGCGGCGGCGGCGCCCATGACTTTTCGGGCTTCAGCGACATTTTCGAAAGCATGTTCGGCGAATTCGTCGGCGGCCAAGGCGGTGCGCGGCGGCAAACGCGGCGCGGCGCCGATCTGCGCTACGACATGGAGATCACGCTCGAGGACGCCTTCAACGGCAAGCAGACCGAGATCACCGTCGACGTATCGGGGCTGTGCGACACCTGCGGTGGCAGCGGCGCCAAGCCCGGCACCGTCGCGCGCGGCTGCACCACCTGTGCCGGCCACGGCAAGGTCCGCGCACAGCAGGGCTTTTTCGTCGTCGAGCGGACTTGCCCCACCTGCCACGGCGCGGGCGAGGTGATCGCCGATCCGTGCAACACCTGCCGCGGTGACGGGCGGACCGACAAGACGAAGACGCTGAGCGTCAACGTGCCCCCCGGCGTCGATGAGGGCACGCGCATCCGCCTGACCGGCGAGGGCGAGGCGGGGCCGCGCGGCAGCCCGGCGGGCGACCTGTATATCTTCCTCCACGTCGCGCGGCATGCGATCTTCACGCGCGAGGGCACCACGCTCCACGCGCGCGCGCCGGTGAGCTTCACGACGGCAGCATTGGGCGGCGAGATCCACATTCCCGGTCCCGATGGCACGCATCACACGATCCGTGTCGCGCCGGGCACGCAGAGCGGGCGCGAAGTCCGCCAGCGCGGCGCCGGGATGCCGGTGCTGCAGGGCCGCGGTCGCGGCGATCTGGTGGTGCGGATCGAGGTCGAGACGCCGACCCGGCTGACCGGGCGCCAGCGCGAATTGCTCGAGATGTTCCGTGATACCGAAACGGGCGAGGAATGCCCCGAGACCAGCGGCTTCTTCGCCAAGATGAAGGCGGCGCTGGGGGGCTGA
- a CDS encoding TonB-dependent receptor domain-containing protein, which produces MHANRPLSVRIATQASLAALALAGLMPATALAQTAASDVQSEATDPATTDPDLVVTGSRIVRDGFQAPTPVTVLTLEDIQNTSPSNNIADFVNQLPSLAGSTRPSNSRLNLSSGQAGINALNLRNLGAERTLVLLDGRRSVGSTVTGLVDVNTIPQALIRSVEVVTGGASSAYGSDAVAGVVNFVLDKDYTGLKVAIDSGITDKGDGANYSLSVAGGLSFGADDRGHLLLSAEVAHRDGIFDVDRDWNATGYVRIQDPAWTTASTTPRYLIRRQVGAANSTPGGIITNSAGGTANRLRGLYFGANGQVSQYQYGDLTFPARTGTAAPTLTQGGDWRVNDTGRRIGLDPQDDRHGLFGRLSYEIAEGIELFAEGSYNRQEVFFNAGPNLATGITLNATGCGTAATAAAAPTTCNAFLYNTLGPAALTGITSVTLATSAADLPFRAVDNKREVQRYALGAEGDTEVFGKRATWNLYAQYGRAELREQLRNIMNNQRMANATAAAFAPAGNAAGYAPGSIQCLINVDANAANNDPACVALNRLGLGVANPAVFDYALGDPYRDEVVEQYNIATNASVTPFATWAGDVSIAFGAEYREERITGFVPAQFQPTPTTDSSGRPTTSNAWSVGNYLPTTGNYNVKEAYLETVVPLGFGLEFNGAVRATSYSTAGYVTTWKAGATWQPIDDIRLRVTRSRDIRAPNLNDLFQGGSANSDSIRNPTYTPDGLNGPANYGYSGFVTGNPALRPEQANSWNTGVVLSPSFVPGFNLSVDYFRIDLEQAISTFSAQQIADLCYLQDQQSFCDAISFDPIRSAPNQPYLLIRSQPFNAASQLVRGVDIDASYRLPLERIFAQAAGNFTLRGVATRYIDNLYDSGVPGTVVLNSVGVNGGQFSTPDWIYRFSASYDSPSFSITAVGRGISAGKYAANGIECTTACPANDPNFFTYDDNSVSGLFYADLNLTQKIDMGEAEAQFFINVTNVFDREPLLLPETGLAANSTYSDLLGRSFRVGIRMETR; this is translated from the coding sequence ATGCACGCCAACCGCCCGCTTTCCGTTCGCATCGCCACGCAGGCCAGCCTCGCCGCGCTCGCGCTCGCCGGCCTGATGCCCGCTACCGCGCTGGCGCAGACCGCGGCCAGCGACGTGCAGAGCGAGGCTACCGATCCCGCCACCACCGATCCGGACCTGGTGGTCACCGGCTCGCGGATCGTCCGCGACGGCTTCCAGGCGCCGACGCCGGTCACGGTGCTGACGCTCGAGGACATCCAGAACACCTCGCCCAGCAACAACATCGCCGATTTCGTCAACCAGCTCCCCTCGCTCGCTGGCTCGACCCGCCCCTCCAACTCGCGGCTCAACCTGTCGAGCGGCCAGGCGGGAATCAACGCGCTCAACCTGCGCAACCTGGGTGCCGAGCGGACGCTGGTGCTGCTCGACGGCCGCCGCAGCGTCGGCTCCACCGTCACCGGCCTGGTCGACGTCAACACCATCCCGCAGGCGCTGATCCGCAGCGTCGAGGTCGTCACCGGCGGCGCGTCGTCGGCCTATGGGTCGGACGCGGTTGCGGGCGTCGTCAATTTCGTGCTCGACAAGGATTATACCGGGCTCAAGGTCGCGATCGACAGCGGCATCACCGATAAGGGGGATGGTGCCAACTACTCGCTAAGCGTCGCGGGCGGGCTGTCGTTCGGCGCCGACGATCGCGGGCATCTGCTGCTCAGCGCCGAAGTGGCGCATCGCGACGGCATCTTCGACGTCGATCGCGACTGGAACGCGACCGGCTATGTCCGTATCCAGGACCCCGCCTGGACCACCGCCAGCACCACCCCGCGCTATCTGATCCGCCGCCAGGTCGGCGCCGCCAACTCGACCCCCGGCGGCATCATCACCAATTCGGCGGGCGGCACCGCGAACCGGCTGCGCGGGCTCTATTTCGGCGCGAACGGGCAGGTCAGCCAATATCAATATGGTGACCTCACCTTCCCCGCGCGCACCGGCACCGCGGCGCCGACGCTCACCCAGGGTGGCGACTGGCGGGTCAACGATACCGGCCGCCGGATCGGGCTCGACCCGCAGGACGATCGTCACGGCCTGTTCGGGCGGCTGAGCTACGAGATCGCCGAGGGGATCGAGCTGTTCGCCGAAGGCTCGTACAACCGGCAGGAGGTGTTCTTCAACGCCGGTCCCAATCTTGCCACCGGCATCACGCTCAACGCCACCGGCTGCGGCACCGCCGCCACCGCCGCCGCCGCGCCGACGACGTGCAACGCCTTCCTCTACAACACGCTCGGCCCTGCGGCGCTCACCGGCATCACCAGCGTGACGCTCGCCACCAGCGCCGCCGACCTGCCCTTCCGCGCGGTCGACAACAAGCGCGAGGTGCAGCGCTATGCGCTCGGCGCCGAGGGCGACACCGAGGTGTTCGGCAAGCGCGCGACCTGGAACCTCTACGCGCAATATGGCCGCGCCGAGCTTCGCGAGCAGCTGCGCAACATCATGAACAACCAGCGGATGGCCAACGCAACCGCTGCCGCCTTCGCGCCCGCGGGCAACGCCGCGGGCTATGCGCCGGGGTCGATCCAGTGCCTGATCAACGTCGATGCCAATGCCGCGAACAACGATCCCGCCTGCGTCGCGCTCAACCGCCTGGGGCTCGGCGTCGCCAACCCCGCGGTGTTCGATTATGCGCTCGGCGATCCCTATCGCGACGAAGTGGTCGAGCAGTACAACATCGCCACCAACGCCTCGGTCACCCCCTTCGCCACCTGGGCGGGGGATGTCAGCATCGCGTTCGGCGCCGAATATCGCGAGGAGCGGATCACCGGCTTCGTCCCTGCGCAGTTCCAGCCGACCCCAACCACCGATTCGAGCGGCCGCCCAACCACCAGCAACGCCTGGTCGGTCGGCAATTACCTCCCCACCACCGGCAACTACAACGTCAAGGAAGCCTATCTCGAAACCGTCGTGCCATTGGGCTTCGGGCTAGAATTCAACGGCGCGGTGCGCGCGACCAGCTATTCGACCGCGGGCTATGTCACCACCTGGAAGGCGGGCGCGACCTGGCAGCCGATCGACGACATCCGGCTTCGCGTCACCCGCTCGCGCGACATCCGCGCGCCCAACCTCAACGACCTGTTCCAGGGCGGCTCGGCGAACAGCGATTCGATCCGCAACCCCACCTACACCCCCGACGGGCTCAATGGCCCGGCGAACTATGGCTATTCGGGCTTCGTCACCGGCAACCCCGCGCTTCGCCCCGAACAGGCCAATTCGTGGAACACGGGCGTGGTGCTCTCGCCGAGCTTCGTTCCGGGCTTCAACCTGTCGGTCGATTATTTCCGCATCGATCTCGAACAGGCGATCAGCACCTTCAGCGCGCAACAGATCGCCGATCTTTGCTATCTGCAGGACCAGCAGAGCTTCTGCGATGCGATCAGCTTCGATCCGATCCGTTCGGCGCCCAACCAGCCCTATCTGCTGATCCGCAGCCAGCCGTTCAACGCCGCCAGCCAGCTGGTGCGCGGGGTCGATATCGACGCCAGCTACCGGCTCCCGCTCGAGCGGATCTTCGCGCAGGCTGCGGGCAACTTCACGCTGCGCGGCGTCGCGACCCGCTATATCGACAATCTGTACGACAGCGGCGTCCCTGGGACGGTAGTGCTCAACAGCGTAGGCGTGAACGGCGGCCAGTTCAGCACCCCCGACTGGATCTATCGCTTCAGCGCCAGCTATGATTCGCCCAGCTTCTCGATCACCGCGGTGGGCCGCGGGATCAGCGCGGGCAAATACGCCGCCAACGGCATCGAATGCACCACCGCCTGCCCCGCGAACGATCCCAATTTCTTCACCTATGACGACAATAGCGTGTCGGGGCTGTTCTATGCCGATCTCAACCTGACGCAGAAGATCGACATGGGCGAGGCCGAGGCGCAGTTCTTCATCAACGTCACCAATGTGTTCGATCGCGAACCGCTGCTGCTGCCCGAAACCGGGCTTGCCGCCAACAGCACCTATTCGGACCTGCTGGGCCGCTCGTTCCGCGTCGGCATCCGCATGGAGACGCGCTGA
- a CDS encoding penicillin acylase family protein: MKLDRRIFLGGSSAMVALLPLARIAWGQTAPVARRTVRGAGGPIEIIDDSQGIPHIRAGTKADAFFGQGYVVARDRLFQLDLSHRRSMGRMAEAFGPDFAVHDHAERLFHFRGDLEAELAVVPREVLECARGYVAGINARIDEVIADRTLLPPEYRILGALPLRWDVRDLVLARGAAIGNVDDEIRRARLAAMGMLDLDTLVAPLRPAWKLRVPEGLDVAGVSEADLGVLAEAEGALPFGTTPTPVRDPAGVRIERENAGSNAWTIAPGRSATGRAILANDPHLGIGGFAPRHVAHLTAPGLDVIGGGAPGLAGIMQGHTDRFAFGRTNSHNDQSDLFILELDPADPERYRHDGGWKRFVRVEEVIAARGAPARTVVLRYCVHGPVLLHDPARRRATSLASVTMMPGAMGAFAMIAINLARDWEGLKEAFKLHPSPTNFHYADVEGNHGWQVIGHAPVRGGGHDGLLPVPGDGRYDWQGRFGAEKLPSDYNPAKGWFATANQNNLPADYRVPLAFSFREPYRYERIEQVLTGQRKHSLADSAALQQDVLSTPARELVALIPAQVSPAAMPAAAILRGWDGQLGAGSAAGALFQILWAGLGRRVLDQVVPVAARDLVPSIAAGELIRLLRERAADMAGLFDDALVAAWDEAKRRMGDDPAGWRWGSLHQVRIAHPLARLPAIAAAFPAIEGGQSPGDNYTVNARWVAASRGYRTSGGASYLQVIDVGDWDNSLYLNLPGQSADPRSPHYRDHYAPWITGRMLKLPFSRGAVDADARGRTMLVPGDEQ, encoded by the coding sequence ATGAAGCTCGATCGCCGCATCTTTCTGGGCGGCAGCTCGGCGATGGTCGCGTTGCTGCCGCTGGCGCGCATTGCCTGGGGGCAGACGGCGCCGGTCGCGCGGCGGACGGTGCGCGGGGCGGGCGGGCCGATCGAGATTATCGACGATTCGCAAGGTATTCCGCATATTCGCGCTGGCACCAAGGCCGATGCGTTTTTCGGCCAGGGCTATGTCGTCGCGCGTGATCGGCTGTTCCAGCTCGACCTTAGCCATCGGCGCAGCATGGGGCGGATGGCCGAGGCGTTCGGGCCTGACTTTGCGGTGCACGACCATGCCGAGCGGCTGTTCCATTTTCGCGGCGACTTGGAGGCCGAGCTGGCGGTGGTGCCGCGCGAGGTGCTGGAATGTGCGCGCGGCTATGTCGCGGGGATCAATGCGCGGATCGACGAGGTGATCGCCGATCGCACGCTGCTGCCGCCCGAATATCGCATCCTGGGTGCGCTGCCGCTGCGCTGGGACGTGCGCGATCTGGTGCTGGCGCGCGGGGCGGCGATCGGCAATGTCGATGATGAGATCCGCCGCGCGCGGCTGGCGGCGATGGGGATGCTCGATCTCGACACGCTGGTCGCGCCGCTGCGCCCGGCGTGGAAGCTGCGGGTGCCCGAGGGGCTCGATGTGGCCGGGGTGTCGGAGGCTGATCTGGGGGTGTTGGCTGAGGCCGAAGGGGCGCTGCCGTTCGGCACGACGCCGACGCCGGTACGCGATCCAGCTGGCGTGCGGATCGAGCGCGAAAATGCCGGGTCGAACGCCTGGACGATCGCGCCGGGGCGAAGCGCCACCGGGCGGGCGATCCTGGCGAACGACCCGCATCTGGGGATTGGTGGCTTTGCCCCGCGCCATGTCGCGCATCTGACCGCGCCGGGGCTCGACGTGATCGGTGGCGGTGCGCCGGGGTTGGCGGGGATCATGCAGGGGCACACCGACCGCTTTGCGTTCGGGCGGACCAATTCGCATAACGACCAGAGCGATTTGTTCATCCTCGAGCTCGATCCCGCCGATCCCGAGCGCTACCGCCACGATGGCGGGTGGAAGCGGTTCGTGCGGGTGGAGGAGGTGATTGCCGCCAGGGGCGCGCCGGCGCGGACGGTGGTGCTGCGTTATTGCGTGCATGGGCCGGTGTTGCTGCACGATCCGGCAAGGCGGCGGGCGACGTCGCTGGCGAGCGTCACGATGATGCCCGGCGCGATGGGGGCGTTTGCGATGATTGCGATCAACCTGGCGCGCGATTGGGAGGGGCTGAAGGAAGCGTTCAAGCTACATCCCTCGCCGACCAATTTCCATTATGCCGATGTCGAGGGCAATCATGGCTGGCAGGTGATCGGCCATGCGCCGGTGCGCGGCGGCGGGCATGACGGGTTGCTGCCGGTGCCGGGCGACGGCCGCTATGACTGGCAGGGGCGGTTCGGGGCGGAGAAGCTGCCGAGCGACTATAACCCGGCCAAGGGTTGGTTCGCGACCGCCAACCAGAACAACCTGCCCGCCGATTATCGGGTGCCGCTCGCCTTCTCGTTTCGCGAGCCGTATCGTTACGAGCGGATCGAGCAGGTGTTGACGGGGCAGCGCAAGCATAGCCTCGCCGACAGCGCGGCGTTGCAGCAGGATGTGCTGTCGACCCCGGCGCGCGAATTGGTGGCGCTGATCCCCGCGCAGGTGAGCCCGGCGGCGATGCCAGCGGCGGCGATACTGCGGGGGTGGGACGGGCAATTGGGGGCCGGGAGCGCGGCGGGGGCGCTGTTCCAGATCCTGTGGGCGGGACTGGGCAGGCGCGTGCTCGACCAAGTGGTGCCGGTGGCGGCGCGCGACCTGGTGCCCTCGATCGCGGCGGGCGAGCTGATCCGGCTGTTGCGCGAGCGCGCTGCTGACATGGCGGGGCTGTTTGATGACGCCCTTGTCGCGGCATGGGACGAGGCGAAGCGGCGGATGGGGGATGATCCGGCGGGGTGGCGCTGGGGGAGCCTGCATCAGGTGCGGATCGCGCATCCGCTGGCACGGCTGCCGGCGATCGCGGCGGCGTTTCCGGCGATCGAGGGGGGACAGTCACCCGGCGACAATTACACCGTCAATGCGCGCTGGGTAGCGGCGAGTCGCGGCTATCGGACGTCGGGCGGGGCGAGCTATTTGCAGGTGATCGATGTCGGCGATTGGGACAACAGCCTGTATCTGAACCTGCCCGGCCAATCGGCCGACCCGCGATCGCCGCATTATCGCGATCATTATGCGCCGTGGATCACCGGGCGGATGCTAAAGCTGCCGTTCAGTCGCGGGGCGGTGGATGCCGATGCGCGGGGGCGGACGATGCTGGTGCCGGGAGACGAGCAATGA
- a CDS encoding copper chaperone PCu(A)C, with the protein MRRFSLSIALLAVLAGCGPSDQISVEEAWIRLPAVAGRPGAAYFAIEAAGRDDALTAVSTPVAKRAELHESMAGAGGMMTMNALETVPLKAGQPASFAPGGRHVMLFEMTPGLQAGNETRLKLVFASGRELDVPARIVGAGEGAPE; encoded by the coding sequence ATGCGCCGTTTCTCGCTTTCGATCGCGTTGCTCGCCGTGCTGGCCGGCTGCGGTCCGTCCGATCAAATCAGCGTCGAGGAAGCGTGGATCCGCCTGCCCGCGGTCGCCGGCCGGCCTGGCGCCGCCTATTTCGCGATCGAGGCCGCGGGCCGCGACGATGCGCTGACCGCGGTATCGACCCCGGTCGCCAAGCGCGCCGAATTGCATGAGAGCATGGCGGGCGCGGGCGGCATGATGACGATGAACGCGCTCGAGACGGTGCCGCTCAAGGCGGGCCAGCCGGCGAGCTTCGCGCCGGGCGGGCGGCATGTGATGCTGTTCGAGATGACGCCGGGGCTGCAGGCGGGCAACGAAACGCGGTTGAAACTGGTCTTCGCCTCGGGCCGCGAGCTCGATGTCCCCGCGCGGATCGTCGGCGCGGGCGAAGGCGCCCCCGAATGA
- a CDS encoding N-acyl-D-amino-acid deacylase family protein, whose protein sequence is MRRAVVSMLALALAGCAATAGSGRRADVAIRGGTLYSGGEGAAVVGDVEIVGDRIVYVGPSRGTAAARVIDAAGKIVAPGFIDPHTHPDSYIRSADPVARRNLPWLAQGVSTIIHGVDGGGSPDVAADAARLEASGIGTNVARFVGFGAVREAVLGQDDRVPTAAELAREKALVVKAMCEGALGLSTGLFYAPQSFATTEEVIAVAREAGSRGGMYDTHQRDESSYTIGLLGSTREAIRIGREAGMPVHFAHLKALGVDVHGQAPQLIAEIEAARAAGIDVTADQYPWDASGSSVDASLVPRWAVDGGYKAMIARFDTPATMARIKGEMAENLRRRGGADSLLLTSAGQPWTGRTLAQMGQSWGIDPIEAAIRILRVANPRGTGAAGSAVASFNMADRDIDLIMRQPWVVTGSDGSDGHPRQYATFPRLYAEYVRKRGVIDLATMIRRSTGKVADMYRIERRGYLRAGYFADVVVFDPEEYAPRADYVNPALPAAGVTALFVNGVLALEDGAATGATAGRALLRARPAGCPAV, encoded by the coding sequence ATGCGGCGGGCTGTGGTTTCGATGCTGGCGCTGGCGCTCGCCGGATGCGCGGCGACCGCCGGGAGCGGGCGGCGCGCCGATGTCGCGATCCGGGGCGGCACGCTCTATTCGGGCGGCGAGGGTGCGGCGGTGGTGGGCGATGTCGAGATTGTCGGCGACCGCATCGTCTATGTCGGGCCTTCGCGTGGGACGGCGGCGGCGCGGGTGATCGACGCGGCGGGCAAGATCGTCGCGCCGGGATTCATCGATCCGCATACCCATCCCGACAGCTATATCCGATCGGCCGATCCGGTGGCGCGGCGCAATTTGCCGTGGCTGGCGCAGGGGGTGAGCACGATCATCCACGGTGTCGATGGCGGCGGTTCGCCCGATGTCGCCGCCGATGCCGCCAGGCTGGAGGCGAGCGGGATCGGTACCAATGTCGCGCGCTTCGTGGGGTTCGGCGCGGTGCGCGAGGCGGTGTTGGGGCAGGACGACCGCGTGCCGACGGCTGCCGAACTGGCGCGGGAAAAGGCGCTTGTCGTCAAGGCGATGTGCGAGGGGGCTTTGGGGCTTTCGACCGGGCTGTTCTATGCGCCGCAGAGCTTTGCGACGACCGAGGAGGTGATCGCGGTGGCGCGCGAGGCGGGGTCGCGCGGCGGGATGTACGACACGCATCAGCGCGATGAATCGAGCTATACGATCGGCCTGCTGGGTTCGACTCGCGAGGCGATCCGCATCGGGCGCGAGGCCGGGATGCCGGTGCATTTCGCGCATCTGAAGGCGCTGGGGGTCGACGTCCACGGGCAGGCACCGCAACTGATCGCCGAGATCGAGGCGGCGCGCGCGGCGGGGATCGACGTGACCGCCGACCAATATCCGTGGGACGCATCGGGATCGAGCGTCGATGCCTCGCTGGTGCCTCGCTGGGCAGTCGATGGCGGCTATAAGGCGATGATCGCGCGGTTCGACACGCCCGCGACGATGGCGCGGATAAAGGGCGAGATGGCGGAGAATTTGCGGCGGCGGGGCGGGGCCGACAGCTTGCTGTTGACCAGCGCGGGGCAGCCCTGGACCGGCAGGACGCTGGCGCAGATGGGGCAGAGCTGGGGGATCGACCCGATCGAGGCGGCGATCCGAATCCTGCGCGTCGCCAATCCGCGCGGCACCGGCGCTGCGGGCAGCGCGGTCGCGTCGTTCAACATGGCCGATCGTGACATCGACCTGATCATGCGCCAGCCCTGGGTGGTGACCGGCTCCGACGGATCGGACGGGCATCCGCGCCAATATGCGACCTTCCCCCGGCTATACGCCGAATATGTCCGCAAGCGCGGGGTGATCGACCTGGCGACGATGATCCGGCGATCGACCGGCAAGGTGGCGGATATGTATCGGATCGAGCGGCGGGGGTATCTGCGCGCAGGGTATTTCGCCGATGTGGTGGTGTTCGATCCCGAGGAATATGCGCCGCGTGCGGATTATGTGAACCCGGCGCTGCCGGCGGCTGGGGTGACGGCGTTGTTCGTCAATGGCGTGCTGGCGTTGGAGGATGGCGCGGCGACGGGGGCGACGGCGGGGCGGGCGTTGCTGAGGGCAAGGCCTGCGGGGTGTCCTGCCGTTTGA